The following coding sequences lie in one Silene latifolia isolate original U9 population chromosome 5, ASM4854445v1, whole genome shotgun sequence genomic window:
- the LOC141655752 gene encoding beta-glucosidase 12-like translates to MKDMGLDAYRFSISWPRLLPYGKLRKGVNKKGLAYYHNLIDELLSNGIKPFVTLFHWDLPQALEDEYGGFRSPLIVEDFRDYANLCFREFGNKVKHWITLNEPWTYSYVGYGTGEFAPGRCSEWQHLNCTGGDSATEPYLVSHHQLLAHAAAVHLYRTNYQASQKGIIGITLVSHWFVPRAEVRHHRNAALRALDFMLGWFMDPLTNGEYPPTMRSLVRERLPSFSMEQSKMVNGSFDFLGLNYYTAYYAAYDPSLKSAQPSYITDSIVRQTVERDGILIGPKGLTSFTVVLLQAASDWLHVYPRGIQDLLIYIKRKYNDPLIFITENGVDELNNETLSVKDSLSDTMRVQYHHDHLAFLHLAIKEGVNVKGYFPWSLLDNFEWSSGYTVRFGFNYIDYKDGLKRYPKLSAQWFRNFLQRTY, encoded by the exons ATGAAGGATATGGGATTAGATGCTTACAGATTTTCAATTTCATGGCCTCGACTATTACCAT ATGGGAAACTGAGGAAAGGTGTGAACAAGAAAGGCTTAGCATACTACCACAACTTGATTGATGAACTACTATCAAATG GGATAAAACCTTTTGTAACTCTCTTCCACTGGGATCTTCCACAGGCATTAGAAGATGAATATGGTGGTTTCCGTAGCCCTCTCATAGT GGAAGATTTTAGAGACTACGCAAACCTTTGCTTCAGGGAATTTGGAAACAAGGTGAAGCATTGGATCACACTGAATGAACCCTGGACTTACAGCTATGTAGGATATGGTACCGGGGAGTTTGCACCCGGGAGGTGCTCTGAGTGGCAGCACCTGAATTGTACCGGCGGAGACTCTGCGACCGAGCCTTATTTGGTTTCTCATCACCAGCTTCTTGCTCATGCTGCAGCTGTCCACTTGTATAGGACTAATTATCAG GCATCTCAAAAGGGTATAATTGGTATCACACTAGTGTCGCATTGGTTTGTTCCTAGGGCTGAAGTACGGCATCATCGGAATGCAGCACTGAGGGCGCTCGATTTCATGTTAGGATG GTTTATGGATCCATTGACAAACGGTGAATATCCACCGACAATGCGTTCACTTGTTAGAGAACGGTTGCCTTCGTTTTCCATGGAACAGTCCAAGATGGTGAATGGATCATTTGATTTTCTAGGATTAAACTATTACACTGCCTATTATGCAGCCTATGATCCTAGTCTAAAATCAGCACAACCCAGTTACATAACTGATTCTATTGTCCGTCAGACAG TGGAGCGAGATGGAATTTTAATTGGTCCAAAG GGCTTGACTTCATTTACCGTGGTTCTTCTACAGGCTGCTTCAGATTGGTTGCATGTTTATCCAAGAGGAATTCAAGATCTTCTCATCTacataaaaagaaaatacaacgATCCATTAATATTCATAACAGAAAATG GTGTTGATGAGCTTAACAATGAGACATTGTCTGTCAAGGACTCTTTAAGTGATACAATGAGGGTACAATATCATCACGATCATCTAGCTTTCTTACATCTTGCAATCAA GGAAGGTGTTAATGTAAAAGGCTACTTCCCATGGTCATTGTTGGATAACTTTGAATGGAGTTCGGGATATACAGTCCGATTTGGATTTAACTACATAGATTACAAGGATGGATTGAAGAGATACCCTAAACTTTCTGCTCAATGGTTCAGGAACTTCTTGCAAAGAACATACTAG
- the LOC141655753 gene encoding uncharacterized protein LOC141655753 produces MSIPPNSPWRGCAAYYPQPLSDADEGGAQFLTESIYMFNCRVLNPPLPDIEYRDSTNDQDITHHVFRWDKADYEHVFREGFETRRQQNTPDDIFYNLDHYVHHGGRPLGDTRRPANYAFVSTTLDSGWHPSIKHETGAQRTVVDVWRYEIYAPGGIWVADTLRERYKYPGQDEVCFVAGIARQYIRSAQRFKLIATANSRFTRKERADNKLILNENFNPQSHPERLITILRPIADYVDENSKRAHLVLKFFKPNDNLDSTSTDQQRRRRSTSSTSSLDWYATEVTNAETYIDAAFRTSRASEVCLFMKNEYVLLKYTPGSTKGERILKGPQFIREAFTSLKGTAFAEYGIYCSFGSHDVNEAFIFSGILAAKINYANDKIINGPMKLTKMFPFLKKTVFEVGIQAGFESSNKYEAFIFKGNQCGVINYGSTSPKLIGGIRRISDAFPGLRKTIFEDGIDAGFTSHLKNEAYLFKGDSFALINLASGGSIIGGIKKIVTEWSSLRPVLPCHNVSY; encoded by the exons ATGTCAATACCTCCAAATTCACCCTGGAGAGGATGTGCAGCATATTACCCACAGCCTCTAAGCGATGCGGATGAAGGAGGAGCTCAGTTTCTAACAGAATCCATCTACATGTTCAACTGCCGTGTCCTGAATCCTCCTCTACCCGACATTGAGTATCGAGACAGCACCAATGACCAAGATATCACTCATCACGTCTTTCGATGGGACAAGGCCGACTATGAGCATGTTTTTCGAGAGGGGTTTGAGACAAGGCGCCAACAGAACACTCCTGACGACATTTTCTATAATCTAGATCATTATGTACACCATGGGGGTCGGCCTCTAGGTGACACTAGACGCCCTGCCAACTATGCATTTGTAAGCACCACACTCGACAGTGGTTGGCACCCGTCGATTAAGCATGAGACGGGTGCGCAGCGCACAGTTGTGGATGTGTGGAGGTATGAGATTTATGCACCGGGTGGTATTTGGGTGGCTGACACTCTACGTGAGCGGTATAAATATCCTGGTCAAGACGAGGTCTGTTTCGTTGCTGGCATTGCTCGTCAGTATATCAGGTCTGCTCAACGTTTCAAACTCATTGCTACCGCCAACTCCAG GTTTACCAGGAAAGAAAGAGCAGATAACAAACTGATCTTAAACGAGAACTTCAACCCGCAATCCCACCCAGAAAGGCTGATCACTATCTTAAGGCCAATAGCTGATTACGTAGATGAAAACAGCAAGAGGGCCCACCTTGTCCTAAAATTCTTCAAGCCCAATGACAACTTGGACTCCACCTCCACCGACCAACAAAGAAGACGTCGGTCCACCTCATCCACCTCCTCCCTTGACTGGTACGCGACTGAAGTGACTAATGCTGAAACTTACATAGATGCCGCATTCCGGACTTCACGTGCCAGTGAAGTGTGTCTATTCATGAAGAATGAGTATGTCCTCCTCAAGTATACCCCTGGTAGTACAAAAGGAGAGCGGATATTAAAGGGACCTCAATTTATAAGGGAGGCATTTACCTCTCTTAAAGGTACGGCATTTGCAGAGTATGGAATTTACTGTTCTTTTGGATCTCATGATGTTAATGAGGCTTTTATCTTCTCTGGGATTCTTGCCGCAAAGATTAATTACGCGAATGATAAGATTATCAATGGGCCTATGAAGCTCACCAAGATGTTTCCTTTCTTGAAAAAGACGGTATTTGAGGTTGGGATTCAGGCTGGATTCGAATCGAGTAACAAATATGAGGCTTTTATTTTTAAAGGTAATCAATGTGGTGTTATAAACTATGGTTCAACTTCTCCAAAACTGATTGGTGGGATCCGTCGCATATCAGATGCATTTCCGGGGCTAAGAAAGACCATTTTCGAGGATGGAATTGATGCCGGATTTACGTCTCACCTGAAAAATGAGGCTTACCTTTTCAAAGGTGACTCATTTGCACTCATCAACTTGGCTTCTGGGGGTTCTATCATTGGTGGTATCAAGAAAATTGTTACTGAATGGTCCTCTTTACGCCCCGTCTTGCCTTGCCACAACGTTTCTTATTAA
- the LOC141656252 gene encoding uncharacterized protein LOC141656252 produces the protein MAFRASGYMRSMMQKSRSFSTTSDQTQSQVRKSFWMTASAAPIWMVGGLVVIAAGIAVHTGKQQLLHNPSVYVNKKRRALPEVEEATRAVKSGGKMVDKSFLRKVAHIQDESSSTLPPTHTGNIYTRSREAETLDSIKR, from the exons ATGGCTTTCAGAGCATCT GGTTATATGAGATCAATGATGCAAAAAAGCAGATCATTCTCAACGACGAGTGATCAAACCCAATCCCAAGTACGCAAGTCATTCTG GATGACAGCATCAGCGGCACCAATATGGATGGTGGGAGGACTGGTGGTAATAGCAGCGGGCATTGCGGTACACACAGGCAAACAACAACTCCTGCACAACCCTAGTGTTTACGTCAACAAGAAACGTCGAGCGTTACCTGAGGTAGAAGAAGCCACTCGTGCAGTTAAATCCGGTGGTAAAATGGTTGACAAGTCCTTTTTACGTAAAGTTGCTCACATTCAAGACGAGTCCAGCAGCACCCTTCCACCCACTCATACCGGCAATATCTACACCAG ATCTAGAGAGGCTGAGACATTGGATTCAATCAAGCGCTGA